A region of Mauremys mutica isolate MM-2020 ecotype Southern chromosome 2, ASM2049712v1, whole genome shotgun sequence DNA encodes the following proteins:
- the LOC123363362 gene encoding gastrula zinc finger protein XlCGF7.1-like, producing MSADQKQDLMTHLTSPPGERPFAFPACDESFSDERNLIIHSQAEEREYKCILCGKCFNQQPSLTRHQKNHTGERAYICPECGKSFSLKHNLIIHQRTHTGERPYKCSVCEKSFSLKQNLVTHQRIHTGERPFACPECGKSFREQRFLLNHQRTHTEERPYECGDCGKSFKEKQTLASHQRTHSGDRPYQCAECGKSFSQRTFLVTHEKTHQGGSPFTCGECGKSFSCKSGLVTHQRIHTGERPFACPECGKRFSQKGSLKIHQRIHTGETPFTCPECGKTFTQKINLTTHQRTHLGDKALT from the coding sequence ATGAGTGCGGATCAGAAGCAGGATCTCATGACTCACCTGACATCCCCCCCTGGAGAAAGGCCGTTCGCGTTTCCGGCTTGCGACGAAAGCTTTAGCGATGAGAGAAACCTCATAATCCACAGCCAGGCGGAGGAGCGGGAGTACAAATGCATTCTGTGCGGGAAGTGCTTCAACCAgcagcccagcctgacccggcaCCAGAAGAACCACACCGGGGAGAGGGCCTACATCTGCCCCGAGTGCGGTAAGAGCTTCAGCCTCAAGCACAACCTGATCATCCACCAGCGCACCCACACGGGCGAGCGGCCCTACAAGTGCAGCGTCTGCGAGAAGAGCTTCAGCCTGAAGCAGAACCTGGTCACCCACCAGCGcatccacaccggggagcggcccttCGCCTGCCCcgagtgcgggaagagcttccgGGAGCAGCGATTCCTCCTCAACCACCAGAGGACCCACACGGAGGAGCGGCCCTACGAGTGCGGCGACTGCGGCAAGTCCTTCAAGGAGAAGCAGACGCTCGCCAGCCACCAGAGGACCCATAGCGGGGACAGGCCCTACCAGTGCGCcgagtgcgggaagagcttcagccAGCGCACGTTCCTGGTGACGCACGAGAAGACCCACCAAGGGGGGAGCCCGTTCACCTGCGGcgagtgcgggaagagcttcagtTGCAAGAGCGGCCTCGTCACCCACCAGCGcatccacaccggggagcggcccttCGCCTGCCCCGAGTGCGGGAAGCGCTTCAGCCAGAAGGGGTCTCTGAAAAtccaccagagaatccacaccggggaAACCCCCTTCACGTGCcccgagtgtgggaaaaccttcacgcAGAAGATAAACCTGACTACGCACCAGAGAACCCACCTGGGAGACAAAGCCCTGACATGA